Below is a window of Pseudodesulfovibrio sp. 5S69 DNA.
GGTTTTCACTTCCAGGAAAATGTCCTGAAGCAGGCGGAAGCTGATGAGCGCAAAGCCCAGGGGAATGATGCTGTAGGGGATGTAATACGGAATTTGCATGGCTGGCGCCATCTGGGGATAGCGCATCCCCTCGCCGATCATGTGGACGCCCAGGCAGGTCACGTAGACGCTGAGAAAGAAGAAGCAGAGGTCGTTGACGACCCAGAAAATGCTCTGCCACTTGGGGCTGAACTTGTCGTAGAGAACGTTGACGCGGATATTCTCCCGGTTCTTGATGGCCAGCGGAACGGCTAGATAGGATATCCAGATGAAGATGAAACGGGAAAGTTCTTCGGTCCAGACCGCTGCGCTGGCTGTGTCGGAAAAGTTGACTATCAGATACCGGTAGGCGGTCTGGAACGTGATGATGAGGATGATCGCCAGAAGCCCGATGCACAGAAAAGGCTTTTCAGCATTTTCGTCTAGCCAGGTCAGCCAGCCTGTTTTGTTGGGGACTGTGGGGGACGTGGTCATTCTGCTATCCTTTTGACCTGCCGCACCCCCCTGTCCAAAAGGGGAGGGCGGCAGGTTATATCGTTTCTGTGGGGGGCCTATTTCTGGGTGGCTGCGATCAGGTCGAAGAGTTCCGCCGGAATGTCCTTGCGGAATTTGTCCCAGACGGGGCGGGTGACCTTCTGGAACTGGGCCAATTCGGCGTCGGTCAGCTGGTGGATCTGAATGCCTTCGTCGATCATTTTCTGAGTGGCCTTGGCTTCCAGTTCGGCGGAGATGCCACGCTGGTATACCAGGGCTTCATGAGCCGCCTGCCTGATCCACTTCTGCTGCTGGGGCTTGAGCCCTTTCCACCAGTCGTTGTTGCACATGAGAATGTGCATGCTGTAGTTGTGCCGGGAATCTATGGCGTATTTGATGACTTCATCGTGCTTGGCGTCGCAAAGCAGGGAAAAGGTGTTGCCCTCGGCGTCGACGGTACCCTGCTGCATGGCGGTGTAGACCTCGGCCCAGGCGATGGGTGTGGGGTTCATGCCAAGCGCCTTGGCGGTTTCGACTTCAACGGGGGAGGCCGTGGTGCGTACCTTCAGTTTTGCGAGGTCGTCGACCTTGGTAATGGGTTTGTCGGAGGTCACGAAGTTGCGGTAGCCGTATTCACTGAACATGATCGGGCGCAGGTTGATCTCTTCCGCCAGGTCGTCGAAGTACTTGCCGAGCGCTCCCCCGTCGAGAGCGGCGTACAGGTTTTTCTGATAT
It encodes the following:
- a CDS encoding TRAP transporter substrate-binding protein, whose protein sequence is MAHARKLKIRLAHPMAPGNNVTLGYEKFKEVLEKVSGGTITVQLFPNCMMGSDRDGMEATQRGSIEMASSSSPNMANFSKKFLIFDLPYVTNRKYQKNLYAALDGGALGKYFDDLAEEINLRPIMFSEYGYRNFVTSDKPITKVDDLAKLKVRTTASPVEVETAKALGMNPTPIAWAEVYTAMQQGTVDAEGNTFSLLCDAKHDEVIKYAIDSRHNYSMHILMCNNDWWKGLKPQQQKWIRQAAHEALVYQRGISAELEAKATQKMIDEGIQIHQLTDAELAQFQKVTRPVWDKFRKDIPAELFDLIAATQK